In the genome of Aspergillus luchuensis IFO 4308 DNA, chromosome 2, nearly complete sequence, one region contains:
- a CDS encoding uncharacterized protein (InterPro:IPR021833;~PFAM:PF11905;~TransMembrane:1 (i166-187o)), which yields MSQAISKREKKRVQDRNAQRAARQRTKDRLALLELQVSQLQGGADKALSDELRQMRKERDELRTLADHLVTIAEAMKLTLNSNDDKAAQAGTEGHTEPDPGLISRIFLDYEDLKTVDSTPFSPLCDTHIIVHGVLNGWDEPVSENEEPIQRLLAHLHRRFMLLRPLARPIDQLALLYLVQMAFLSLLTQHSGCHLYASQIPGWLRPTPIQMSLPHNISIDMLPWPQLRSHLLSTQSENAIVTHNEACETFAMDALRDMYFSPALKFEDAYEISLDRRLAVSPQFRQHFAPTSVSCPFAVGSNFFNAHPNLRGFVPEFVKEIISRPQHCTETISELASLSPFSQPCLILEKDLEIPKLPSSQDKPSSQGLCGSEDTNLFHQVQPLNLMDPTEGDLGGEPSSYWDDSVELMGYDDIDATWLLRSTVTAKSHDQLSEGQPS from the exons ATGTCGCAGGCTATCTCGAAAcgcgaaaagaagagagtcCAAGACCGAAATGCACAACGCGCTGCTCGCCAACGCACCAAGGACCGTCTGGCACTGTTGGAGCTCCAAGTCTCGCAGCTGCAAGGCGGCGCAGACAAGGCACTTTCGGATGAGCTCAGGCAGATGCGCAAAGAGCGCGACGAGTTGCGCACACTGGCCGATCACTTAGTTACTATCGCTGAAGCGATGAAATTAACATTGAATTCCAACGATGATAAAGCCGCCCAGGCTGGTACAGAAGGACACACTGAACCGGATCCTGGTCTAATTAGTCGAATCTTCCTCGACTACGAAGACCTGAAGACGGTCGACTCCACGCCATTTTCACCGCTCTGTGACACGCACATCATAGTACATGGAGTATTAAATGGCTGGGATGAACCTGTTAGCGAGAATGAGGAACCGATACAGCGCCTCTTGGCTCACTTGCATCGCCGGTTCATGCTTTTGCGACCATTGGCCAGGCCGATAGACCAGCTGGCCTTGCTGTACCTTGTTCAAATGGCGTTCTTG TCTTTGCTCACGCAACATAGCGGGTGCCATTTATATGCGTCACAGATCCCAGGCTGGCTACGACCAAC ACCAATCCAGATGAGCCTCCCTCATAATATCTCCATAGACATGCTACCATG GCCACAACTACGCTCCCACTTGCTCTCTACCCAATCGGAAAATGCAATAGTTACCCATAACGAAGCATGCGAGACATTTGCGATGGATGCGCTTCGCGACATGTACTTTTCCCCGGCGCTGAAATTTGAAGACGCATACGAAATCAGCCTTGACCGCAGACTAGCCGTTAGTCCGCAATTTCGACAACATTTTGCTCCAACTTCTGTCTCGTGTCCTTTCGCTGTCGGATCGAACTTTTTCAACGCACATCCTAATCTCAGAGGTTTCGTTCCTGAGTTCGTCAAGGAAATTATTAGCAGACCACAACATTGTACTGAGACGATTTCCGAATTGGCAAGTCTATCGCCTTTTAGCCAGCCGTGCTTAATCCTAGAGAAAGATCTTGAAATTCCCAAGCTCCCTTCATCGCAGGATAAGCCATCGTCTCAAGGTCTATGTGGGTCGGAAGATACGAACTTGTTCCATCAAGTTCAGCCATTGAACCTGATGGACCCGACCGAAGGCGACTTAGGTGGCGAGCCGAGTAGCTATTGGGATGACTCCGTGGAGCTAATGGGCTATGATGACATCGATGCAACTTGGCTTCTGAGATCGACTGTCACGGCTAAGAGTCACGATCAGCTCAGCGAGGGCCAGCCTAGCTAG
- a CDS encoding uncharacterized protein (COG:S;~EggNog:ENOG410Q1SN), producing MAAMITPGSPVRLVPGTRRRSSNLAILFLVILALLWSLFFHGNIGHGRNVKPDAIRDSFDAIANNTLGFEKIFAISPVQRLDRRDAIVLASSATGFHVDFIDGFVLEEDSAEDLNGSKSVEAFTVSRPHANAVQRIVADGIASALILEDDVDWDINIKMQLKGLALGSQQIPKINAPERNATTDSPYGDSWDVLWIGHCGMKCNGSSPIQVMPHDITAMPSRYLPPYSYDPPAGTGNNVRMACMIEKAACSAAYAITYRASQKILAALTRLTDDDNMDFPDLLSELCHNGSLECYSSYPSLVGRWKGGKKGYSSDNNQQVVNSPMSHSSGVMYSTLGNIEHILGGECTVRATIDEAIVPELIPDLFEVPHSFLQWTDKRGGHERAL from the exons ATGGCTGCTATGATCACTCCCGGGTCTCCGGTCAGGTTGGTTCCTGGGACACGCCGTCGATCTTCAAATCTGGCCATCTTATTTCTCGTCATCCTAGCTTTACTCTGGTCTTTGTTCTTTCATGGGAACATTGGGCACGGCCGAAATGTTAAGCCCGACGCGATCCGGGACTCCTTCGACGCGATCGCAAACAACACATTAGGT TTTGAGAAAATATTTGCGATTAGCCCGGTACAACGCTTAGACAGACGCGATGCGATTGTACTTGCATCCTCAGCTACAGGATTTCACGTCGACTTCATCGACGGCTTTGTCCTCGAGGAAGACAGTGCCGAG GATTTGAACGGATCAAAGAGCGTTGAAGCCTTTACTGTTTCCCGCCCACATGCGAATGCTGTACAGAG AATCGTCGCAGATGGGATCGCAAGTGCACTGATACTTGAGGACGACGTTGACTGGGATATTAATATCAAAATGCAACTAAAAGGACTTGCCCTAGGCTCTCAGCAAATACCAAAGATCAACGCCCCGGAAAGGAATGCGACCACAGATTCTCCGTACGGAGACAGCTGGGACGTTCTTTGGATCGGTCACTGCGGTATGAAATGTAACGGCTCTTCCCCTATTCAGGTGATGCCTCACGACATAACGGCGATGCCATCTCGCTACCTCCCGCCTTATTCGTATGATCCCCCAGCTGGAACTGGGAACAATGTCCGGATGGCATGCATGATAGAAAAGGCGGCATGTAGTGCGGCGTACGCCATTACATACAGGGCGTCCCAGAAGATCCTCGCTGCTTTGACACGGCTCACAGACGATGACAATATGGATTTTCCAGACCTCCTTAGTGAACTCTGTCACAATGGCTCATTGGAGTGCTACTCGTCTTACCCGTCGCTAGTTGGGAGATGGAAAGGCGGCAAGAAGGGATATTCCTCGGATAACAACCAACAAGTCGTCAATAGCCCGATGTCTCATTCTTCTGGGGTCATGTACAGTACACTGGGGAATATTGAGCACATCTTGGGCGGAGAGTGTACCGTGCGAGCCACTATCGATGAAGCTATAGTTCCAGAGCTTATCCCAGATCTCTTTGAGGTACCCCATTCATTTCTTCAATGGACGGATAAGAGAGGGGGGCATGAGAGAGCGTTATAA
- a CDS encoding uncharacterized protein (COG:S;~EggNog:ENOG410PTQZ;~InterPro:IPR011021,IPR014752;~PFAM:PF00339), whose product MPITVSLINQQQCYAGNDRIRGRIVFQCSTPTEIQDIRVTFSGRAKAKVQKTKGSAAPAASYRSKCMLFEKERILWHPNGDTVAPDTYEWPFEFVFPSHVQPASSRWPETLPFRSDANHPLPPTFAAQTHDSLRKLECTIEYRIHAQVFRPQRGFLGRKSPLFSEVIRLNFLPLEARLELKGTDDYPTTYQQQKEQLFNIRSMLLLPENRGRSLKMQEKIQSWLSPGQLPRFSFKASFSYPTRLVQSTPIPCFLDITPFMEDSSVTSPPDIVMQSLSISMIIQTAARAAPSLMGALSGQVDERIEILSRTSLGMPVMGKVDLGQAFGPLRIRHTDVSFRTFNISRTYRLCASFSFECAGKTSTFDIPDLPVELLADSQEPEKATQSFERHFAEAESPPPYASASTLSTSSITTPEKA is encoded by the coding sequence ATGCCTATCACCGTGTCGTTGATTAACCAGCAGCAATGCTACGCTGGAAATGACCGAATCAGAGGTCGCATCGTCTTTCAATGTTCCACCCCAACGGAGATCCAGGACATTCGAGTGACATTCTCCGGGCGCGCAAAGGCAAAGGTGCAGAAGACCAAGGGATCCGCAGCCCCTGCCGCCAGCTATCGAAGCAAGTGTATGCTTTTCGAAAAGGAGAGGATATTATGGCACCCAAATGGCGATACAGTTGCCCCTGATACGTATGAATGGCCGTTTGAGTTTGTCTTTCCGTCACATGTCCAACCCGCGTCTTCAAGATGGCCAGAAACTTTGCCCTTCCGCAGCGACGCCAATCATCCCTTGCCACCAACCTTTGCAGCACAAACTCATGATTCTTTACGGAAGCTGGAGTGCACCATCGAATACCGAATCCACGCCCAAGTATTCAGACCGCAGCGAGGGTTCTTAGGCAGAAAGTCACCATTGTTCTCTGAGGTCATACGATTGAACTTTTTACCGCTCGAGGCTAGATTGGAACTGAAGGGCACAGATGACTACCCTACAACATATCAGCAACAGAAAGAGCAGCTGTTCAATATTCGAAGCATGCTTCTACTCCCAGAAAACAGGGGAAGAAGCTTAAagatgcaggagaagatccagTCATGGCTATCGCCTGGTCAGCTGCCTCGGTTCAGCTTCAAAGCGTCTTTTTCCTATCCCACACGCCTGGTACAATCGACACCAATTCCATGCTTTTTAGATATTACGCCGTTTATGGAGGACTCCTCTGTTACATCACCTCCTGACATTGTGATGCAATCTTTGTCCATCTCCATGATCATTCAAACTGCCGCTCGGGCCGCCCCGTCCCTGATGGGAGCATTATCGGGCCAAGTTGACGAGCGAATTGAGATACTATCACGGACGTCGCTCGGTATGCCAGTTATGGGTAAAGTGGACTTAGGACAGGCCTTTGGGCCTCTTAGAATCAGGCATACGGATGTATCTTTCCGCACATTCAACATTAGCAGGACGTATCGGTTGTGCGCGTCATTTTCATTTGAATGTGCGGGGAAAACAAGTACCTTTGATATCCCTGATCTACCTGTGGAGCTATTGGCAGACTCTCAAGAACCAGAAAAAGCTACTCAAAGCTTCGAAAGGCACTTCGCGGAGGCAGAAAGCCCGCCTCCGTATGCATCTGCTTCAACTCTGTCAACGTCATCGATAACAACGCCTGAGAAAGCCTGA
- a CDS encoding putative ubiquitin conjugating enzyme (COG:O;~EggNog:ENOG410PIYY;~InterPro:IPR012317,IPR016135,IPR000608;~PFAM:PF00179;~go_function: GO:0003950 - NAD+ ADP-ribosyltransferase activity [Evidence IEA]) produces MPWKAFRKDLSDACLRARFPHLSHLRLGDEDSTIAFTYSFQSCMHIEFIVSILDATEYPDDHSYFAFAVTDNIPPAVSSLLETVQTKFNGCSLEIFLEGFCDYLDQAVLGKEPRASSPVDDDFDAISDDEDMDWDVYSDAPRMDHSVNMKQLRTDLRAAKSAGFKVGYLGDLEGSFIVSVSCRIASLGISQDAMQMWDVCPKHFIVLLLHYPRGYRSLDHIVSQSQTAPSPVKMYVGLCDRYKPTTMSIPETHQEISSPGVSSSMPKSALISSFITDPLETLLNGRFVSIVQDRLRHGFSWTGAEIFYNDAQGKKLDPEDAKLPKYFVPEEWAKFTPGFVKADDLPQHTAHQLSLPLIAMQYSLRRFVKCTEFCLNCHCKIDTGFEALKPYVCSSPLCLYQYMQLGMGPKLEWEIVTQPYVVDMLVSFAYARAAQGQLTDLPSGLGMKVARGAFTGSGPPSCTARLDPANMTLMAREPHNLKVGEWILLKPGNASDSSSNFPSLCSTVLQVHDQSLVEISQPISVGYLAGQQDSPPVGQDVQIVPFHSEFDSLSNELKQKAVMLLLDTLPDVFSMKRFIESSTPEHRPLASWHDQICPSALYVLRWILASNRSCIVYDDDPEHQVTGMHNYMQFRLAQGSPDKEARFVQELNNSSSKEFPTLFAWHGSPLYNWHSILREGLNFDRRLNGRAYGDGVYMASDLNTSLAYCCRGGMSGGKWSRSQLDITSAISLNEVVNSPGKFQYKNPYVVPQLDWIQSRYLFISGGGFKGRGENKSKPSRVYEQDPAWTARGPDYQPVSIPISALGTRQGQSHKNKNEADGQATYNRQKKRKSSAKGLSGLSESSSTTDFNDDTEIEDLRLLDSDSDDDVIGKSRRIDAAKSSHNLRRGSKTDFQPGTLQAHSFKLLGPPSYATTAATKSLQRHLKTTLRIQDREPLHEIGWYVDPTLINNVYQWIVEFHSFDPSLPLAQDLKQKGLKSVVMEVRFPPQFPMSPPFVRVVRPRFMSFQQRGGGHVTAGGAMCMELLTSSGWLPTSSIDSVFLQVRMALCSTEPWPARIERDGEYPFSEAVSAYIRACQAHGWKIPDDFNRIEAS; encoded by the exons ATGCCTTGGAAAGCCTTCCGCAAGGACCTTTCTGATGCGTGCCTCCGAGCGAGGTTTCCCCATCTGAGCCACCTGAGGCTCGGTGACGAAGACAGTACCATTGCCTTTACCTACAGCTTCCAGTCCTGCATGCACATTGAATTTATTGTCTCCATTCTCG ATGCCACTGAATACCCCGATGATCACAGTTATTTTGCGTTCGCTGTCACGGACAATATCCCCCCCGCCGTGTCCTCCCTTCTGGAGACAGTACAAACCAAGTTCAATGGTTGCTCTTTAGAAATATTTCTAGAAGGCTTTTGCGATTATCTTGACCAGGCTGTCCTTGGGAAAGAACCGCGTGCGAGTTCCCCAGTAGATGACGACTTCGACGCCATctcagatgatgaagatatgGACTGGGATGTGTACTCCGATGCTCCACGGATGGACCATTCCGTGAACATGAAGCAACTGCGGACTGATCTTCGAGCAGCTAAAAGCGCAGGCTTCAAAGTCGGCTATCTTGGTGACCTGGAGGGCTCTTTCATTGTGTCTGTTTCCTGCCGCATTGCTAGCCTAGGCATCTCACAAGACGCTATGCAAATGTGGGATGTCTGTCCCAAGCATTTTATAGTGTTACTTCTTCATTATCCAAGGGGTTACCGGAGTCTAGACCACATTGTATCCCAGTCACAGACAGCTCCTTCGCCAGTCAAGATGTATGTCGGTCTTTGCGATAGGTACAAGCCCACGACAATGTCTATCCCAGAGACGCACCAGGAGATCTCGAGCCCCGGTGTATCAAGCTCGATGCCCAAGTCGGCTTTGATATCTTCGTTCATTACTGACCCGTTAGAAACCCTTCTCAATGGTCGGTTCGTTAGTATTGTACAAGATCGACTCAGACACGGGTTCTCATGGACAGGCGCAGAGATATTCTACAATGACGCTCAGGGTAAGAAGCTAGATCCCGAGGATGCCAAGCTTCCTAAATATTTTGTTCCGGAGGAATGGGCCAAGTTCACACCCGGCTTCGTCAAAGCAGATGATCTGCCACAGCACACGGCACATCAGCTATCCCTTCCTCTTATTGCCATGCAATATAGCCTTCGCCGTTTTGTCAAGTGCACCGAATTCTGTCTGAACTGCCATTGCAAAATAGACACCGGTTTTGAGGCCCTGAAGCCATATGTTTGTTCCAGTCCGTTATGTCTCTATCAATATATGCAGCTTGGGATGGGTCCCAAGCTGGAATGGGAGATAGTCACACAGCCGTATGTCGTCGACATGCTCGTGAGCTTTGCTTATGCTCGGGCTGCGCAGGGGCAACTGACTGATCTTCCCTCTGGACTCGGCATGAAGGTTGCTCGTGGCGCCTTTACTGGATCGGGTCCCCCATCATGCACTGCGAGACTGGATCCTGCCAATATGACACTTATGGCCCGAGAGCCTCATAATCTCAAAGTTGGTGAATGGATTCTACTGAAGCCAGGCAATGCGTCTGATTCTTCATCGAACTTTCCATCGCTCTGCAGTACTGTGCTCCAAGTGCATGACCAGTCGCTTGTCGAGATTTCGCAACCTATCTCTGTAGGTTATCTGGCCGGCCAACAAGACTCGCCTCCAGTCGGACAAGACGTGCAAATTGTGCCATTTCATTCCGAATTTGATAGCTTGAGTAATGAGCTGAAACAGAAAGCAGTCATGCTACTCCTCGACACACTGCCCGATGTCTTCTCAATGAAAAGGTTCATCGAGAGCAGTACGCCTGAACACAGACCCCTCGCCTCATGGCATGACCAGATTTGCCCATCAGCTCTATATGTACTACGGTGGATTCTTGCTTCAAATAGATCATGCATCGTATACGACGACGACCCTGAACACCAGGTGACAGGGATGCACAACTACATGCAGTTCAGGCTAGCGCAAGGGTCTCCAGACAAAGAAGCTCGATTCGTCCAGGAACTCAACAACAGCTCAAGCAAGGAGTTCCCCACGCTTTTCGCTTGGCACGGAAGTCCACTTTATAATTGGCACAGCATACTGAGAGAAGGTCTAAACTTTGATCGAAGGTTGAATGGCCGTGCTTATGGAGATGGTGTTTATATGGCGAGCGATCTTAACACTTCTCTCGCATACTGCTGTCGTGGTGGTATGTCTGGAGGCAAGTGGTCAAGAAGCCAGTTAGACATCACTTCTGCGATCTCGCTGAATGAAGTCGTCAATTCACCGGGAAAGTTTCAGTATAAAAATCCCTATGTGGTTCCTCAACTAGACTGGATTCAGTCGCGGTACCTGTTTATCTCAGGCGGTGGTTTCAAAGGTCGGGGAGAAAACAAGAGCAAACCCTCCAGAGTTTACGAACAGGACCCGGCTTGGACGGCGCGCGGCCCAGATTATCAGCCTGTTTCCATTCCTATATCGGCCCTTGGCACTCGACAGGGCCAGAGCCACAAGAACAAAAATGAAGCCGATGGACAAGCCACATATAATcgacaaaagaaaaggaaatcaTCTGCAAAAGGGCTATCTGGTCTGTCTGAGAGCTCATCGACAACTGATTTCAACGATGATACGGAGATTGAGGATCTTCGCTTACTTGATTCGGATTCGGATGACGATGTCATCGGAAAATCAAGACGCATTGATGCAGCAAAGTCCAGTCACAATTTGAGACGCGGGTCCAAAACCGACTTTCAGCCCGGAACTTTGCAAGCTCATTCCTTCAAGCTCCTCGGACCGCCGAGCTACGCGACCACAGCCGCAACCAAGTCACTACAGCGTCATCTCAAGACAACATTGCGCATCCAGGACCGAGAGCCCCTACACGAGATCGGCTGGTACGTCGACCCCACACTTATCAACAACGTCTATCAATGGATCGTCGAGTTCCACAGCTTCgatccctctcttcctttggcACAGGATCTCAAGCAAAAAGGTCTTAAAAGTGTCGTTATGGAAGTGCGCTTTCCGCCGCAGTTTCCAATGTCTCCGCCATTTGTCCGTGTCGTTCGACCCCGATTTATGTCTTTCCAACAACGCGGTGGTGGCCATGTAACCGCTGGTGGCGCCATGTGCATGGAGCTGCTCACAAGCTCAGGCTGGCTTCCGACGAGCTCCATAGACAGTGTGTTTCTGCAGGTGCGTATGGCGCTTTGTTCGACAGAGCCGTGGCCTGCGCGCATTGAACGAGATGGCGAATATCCGTTCAGTGAAGCTGTGAGTGCCTACATACGAGCTTGTCAGGCACATGGATGGAAGATCCCAGATGATTTCAATCGCATCGAGGCGTCATGA
- a CDS encoding uncharacterized protein (COG:S;~EggNog:ENOG410PSV1): MSHYPVYIIRTHLAIPDPDLPSPRYHTAIFVETDLVTGSGTIHEVTGDITSPEGMHYETKLFARPESDENFFSRTLLGMTDAANYPDSWDKVLRELPAPPQQKAFNIKRLKTEPFKRLSPLEFYEDGDERRPLVKCTEWVADKAIPALRKAGLLQSSISV, translated from the coding sequence ATGTCCCACTACCCCGTCTACATAATCAGAACCCATTTGGCAATCCCAGACCCcgaccttccttctccacgtTATCACACCGCAATCTTCGTTGAAACAGACCTAGTGACTGGCTCTGGAACCATCCATGAAGTGACCGGGGATATCACCTCACCAGAAGGGATGCACTACGAAACTAAACTCTTTGCTCGACCAGAGTCCGATGAAAACTTTTTTTCTCGCACACTGCTTGGTATGACGGATGCAGCAAACTATCCCGACTCGTGGGACAAGGTTCTACGAGAGCTTCCAGCTCCCCCACAACAAAAGGCGTTCAATATCAAACGATTGAAGACTGAGCCGTTCAAGAGGCTATCGCCGTTAGAGTTTTATGAGGATGGCGACGAAAGACGGCCGTTGGTGAAGTGCACTGAATGGGTGGCTGACAAGGCTATTCCGGCGCTGAGGAAGGCCGGTCTTTTGCAGTCATCGATCTCAGTATAA